A region of the Chlamydia felis Fe/C-56 genome:
AAAGAGCTGTGCACCAGTAGCTCAGTGGATAGAGTACCTGGCTACGAACCAGGTGGTCAGAGGTTCAAGTCCTCTCTGGTGCGATGCATAATCATAAAAATAGGGTGGTAATGGGATCGCTTTTCGTTGGGAAAACTGCCCCAGATTTTTCTGCACAAGCAGTAGTTGATGGTGAAGTAAAGAATATTTCCTTGAAAGATTATCGTGGTAAATACGTTATTCTTTTCTTTTATCCTAAAGATTTTACATATGTTTGTCCTACCGAGCTTCATGCTTTTCAACATTCTTTAGAAGAATTCGAATCCCGCGGCGCACAAATTTTGGGGTGCTCCGTTGACGATCTTGATACCCACAAGCGTTGGTTAGAAACTGATAAAAAAGCTGGTGGAGTTAAAGGTATTACCTATCCTCTAATTTCTGACACAACTCAGGAGCTTTCTAAACTCTATAGTGTTTTAGACTTACAGTCTGGATTATCATTCCGTGGATCATTTCTGATCGATAAAGATGGGATAATTAGACATATGGTAATAAACGATCTTCCTTTAGGTCGTTCTATAGATGAAGAGCTTCGTGTATTAGACGCGTTAATTTTCTTCGAGAATCATGGATTAGTATGTCCTGCAAATTGGCAGCAAGGACAGAAAGCTATGGCTCCCAATGAAGAAGGTTTGAAAGAGTACTTCGGAACTATCGATTAGAAAGCTTTGTTAAAAGTTAGTAAATCATAGAGATCTTGTTCGAAGAACAGAAGGAAACTTTTGTATTTTCGGCAGAGAGATTTAGAGGCCTCTATAATGTGTTGGTCCCCAACGCCGGGAAGGCCCATCGCAATGATATTTTTTAAAGTCGTTTGAGTATTTAGGAAGTGTAGCCCAAAAAAGTAACTATCTACGCAATAACCCTCTTCCTTTACTCTAAAGTAAAGCACATCGTATTTATACATTAATGCTTGTATGGCCAAAGCTATTCCCGACTTTGATGTTGCGGATCCTCCTCCTAAATGGTCATAAAGATCTGCTGTACTACGACATAAATAAGCAGTATCGTAGCTTCCTTTTTCTGCTTCACCAAATAAAGCAATAGTCTGTTTCATTGAATTATAGATAAAT
Encoded here:
- a CDS encoding peroxiredoxin — encoded protein: MGSLFVGKTAPDFSAQAVVDGEVKNISLKDYRGKYVILFFYPKDFTYVCPTELHAFQHSLEEFESRGAQILGCSVDDLDTHKRWLETDKKAGGVKGITYPLISDTTQELSKLYSVLDLQSGLSFRGSFLIDKDGIIRHMVINDLPLGRSIDEELRVLDALIFFENHGLVCPANWQQGQKAMAPNEEGLKEYFGTID